The genomic DNA AGAGTCTGATTGTGAATCAATCTGGCAATCACGAAATGTTTGTCGCAGGTGGTAGTCCAGACATAACGATGAAGTCCTCCACTCGAGGCGAAACTGATTCGCGAGTCGATTCCGTCGTCGTCAATCGCGATAATGGTTCGGCTGTGATTCCAAATACACTGACCGGAGTCGCCGGAGATAATCACGATCTGGTTGTGCAGGCGACAACCGGAGGAAGTGTTATTTGGACAGACGTCATCACGAATGATAATGGTGGCGATGGCTTCATTATCACTGGTGCAGCTCAAAGTGATGTGACCATTCCAGTTAGTACAACCATCATTAATAGCCGCGGCAATGGAGTTGGCGTCTTTCCAGGCGTTGATGGAAATATTGTGATCTCGGGAACGCGTACAGATGGTAATCCCTCGGGAATTCCCATGACGATTACGAATCCCGAAGAAAATGCAATTCAGATTGGTCTTGCGACTGCTCCAATCACGGCAACCTTAGCCGATGTGACCTTTGTGCAACCAATATCGATCAACCAGCTGGATCGCATGAATTCTGGAATTATCATATCCAACACTGCGGGAAACACGATCTTCCAGACATCTGCGACAACTCAAATCGCATATAACACTGCGACAACGGGAACCGCCTCTGCATTTGAATTCTTCCAGAACTTCGGTGGGAATTTGACTTTAAACAATGCGATGTCGATTACCAACTCAGGTGGAGCAGGTCTGCGGATTTCGAATGACGACAACATTCCAGCCGGGGTCACTCCGGGAGTCTTCCGATATCTTGCCGGTTCTGGAGGATCAACACTTACGATTACAAATGCAGCTGCAACACAGGGAGTCGGCGGAGCAGCAATCGTGATCGGAGCGGATCCACCAGCAGGTGCTCCCAACAATTCACCAGCAGGTACTGGGTATGAGTCGAATGTTATCTTCGATATTCCGATCAATATCACGAATTCGAACGGTGCTGGGATTCGTATCGACTCGAACACAGGCAATATCACATTCTCAGACACCGCCAATATCGATACCAACCTGACCGGTGGAACATCGATTGTGGGGATCTTTAATAATTCAGGGGATGTCTTCTTCAGTTCGCTTGATGTTCAGGGTTTTATCTCTCCTGATGTCGATTTCGTGGATGACAATGAGCCGACTGCCGCTGAACTTGCTGCCATGTTCGCTTCGCTCGATATGCGGTTGAATACAGGATCACTCACATTCAATGATATTACAATTCAGGGTGGCAACACCCAAAACAATATCCAGGGTTCAACCGGGATCTTCGGATATAACAATAATCAAATCGTGATCAATGATGGTGATGTCGATGTCAACTTTGCGACAGCAGTGGAAATTTTCACTGCAGATAGTGCCGTCGGAGCAGGACTGATTTATAACTTGACCGACTTAAATCTGGAGTTAAGCAATGTTGAATCGACAAATGCTCCTGACCATGGAGTACATCTGGCAAATGTAAAAGGCCAGGCAACCTTCAATGGAGGAGATCTCACTGGAGCAGGGACAAACTTCGGCAGCGGGTTCCCCGGACCGAACTTCGAGGCGGGGATTTATGTCGACAACAGTTTTGTCAGAGGTCTTGAAACTGCGAACTTTGGCAATCCGAATCCAAATGCAAACGGATTGATATTCGGTCAGGCACGACAGTTCACACTGGATGTTAACGATCTGAATATTGACCTGAACACAGCCGGTATTCTTGCCATCGCGATTGATGACGTCTCGGTTGATACAGGTAGCTTCACACTTAATAGTCGAGAAGCGATTGACTTGCGAAATGTTGTCACAGCACAGGTCATTGGTTCTGACTTCACAAACAATCAGGTGAGCTCAACCATTGGTGACTTCGGATCGCAATCGACGGCAACAATTCGATCAGTCATGACGCTGACACTCAACGACGATAACTCGGGGCTTGATAACAACCCGACGTTTTACGACCTGGTTATCGGACCACGAAATTCTGATTTTGACGACCCCACCGCAGATAATGATCAGAATACATTCGATGACGACTTCTCTCACTTCTCCATCCTGATGCAGAACCAGGCCCAGGACAATGTGATAGGAGTATTGGATAATGGATTTAACGGTACCGAGACTGGCTTTATCGTCAATAATAATGCTTTCAACGCTGCTGGAACCTCAAGGGATTTCCAGGGATTTATTCACTATCGGGACATTTCGGGGGCCAATTCTCGGACCAACATCAATATCGTGATGAACGAGATGGAAGCTGCAGATGATAGCGTTACGAACGCTTCTCTCACCGATACGGACCAGGGGGCAATTGGAGTCATTCACATTTCTGACGAAACCGTGAATGACGATGACCTCGTCTTCAATGCCATCGACAACCTGATGGACCTTGGAGAAGAAGGCTCGATTGGCTTCTACTTTATCGATCAGGGTGAAGGCTCGATTACAATTAACATTGATGATAATCCTGATGATGGGTTGACCGAAGGTGGACTTGAGATAAACGATCCCAACTTTGCAGATCTCACCATAGCAGAAGGCCCGGCCTTCTACTTCGATCTGGAAACGGATGCCCAAATCAGTATTCAGAATCTTGAGATTCAGATCACGGAAGATGAAGACACCACTGGTGGCGGAAATGTTGCAACGACCATCGACGAACAACGTGTCTTCTTCTTCGACAATGTCTCGGGGACTGCTGATATCGATATCGGTGGCAATACCATCCTCATTGACGATGCTGGTGCCTTGATTAATCCACTCACCGGACTGCTGTTCTTAGTCAATGATATTCTGGTGACAGAATTCGATGCTGCCAGCGGAGAAATTACTCTGAATAGTCAAAACGACAATACCGTTTTGATTAACCCCTTGTTGATCCAGTTGACTAATCCCGACTTACTGTTTGATGCTCCGATTTCCGCAGATTTCACAGGGCAGCTGCAGTTCAACGGAATCTTTGTGCCTTAATCCGGCAAGTTTGAGATGAGGCTGCGAAAAGATCGTGGCCTCGGTATAAAATTTGTACTCGACGAAATTGTATAGAGAACATTTGGTTTGGAATTCTTGTTAAGCACGACAACAGTGTGCATTGCAGAGATTCTATGACCAATGATATGCCCGCACAGGGCACTTCACCGAGACTTTGTGTGACCTCGCAGGAAGAATGGACCAGGACTCAAAATGACCAGATCGATTTCTTCCAACGAGGAACTGCCACCGTCATTCTTCGGGATGAGAGTTATGTATTTGATATGGAATAAGACAGGTTTTCTGAAGTCTGCGTCATTTCTATTGGCGACAGTTATCAGAACCCTTAAGAATAATCAAACCCTGCGACGGGCCTCTTTTTGTGTGATGCTCTGCATGTTCGGAGTTTCTATCGAAACCTGTCAGGCACAACCTTACGCGCCAGGCTTTGAGTCTCAATTGGCAGGAGGTTCCCCCTGGGATGCCCGGCAACGGCAATATTACGAACAGGTCCCCGCCGATCGTGGTGGATTTTATGAAGAAGTCTCGCCCTTAGATCGCTTTCTCCAACAGGTTGCCGCACAATCTTGGATTCAAGTCGATTACCTGCTCTGGAATCTGGGTCAAAACGATGAAGGTGTGATCGGGGAAGAGGTCCTCAATGTGGAATATCCGCAATATGGTTATGGCGTATTTGACCGTGCGACAGGAACATCTCCAACGGATTCCGTAGGTGGCACTCGTAACGGCTATGCTCCCACAATGGGAATCGTCGACCTCAATAGTATGAATGGTTTGAGGCTCAAGTATGGTTTGAAAACAACAACGGGGGCTTTAGAAGCCAGCACGATGTGGATTTTTCAGACGGATCGCAGTGCCTCTCAGGCTCCTTTTGTATTCCGTAACCCGGCTCCAAGTCAAAATCCAAACATTACAACAATAGGAACTCCACCCGCGCCAGCACTGGACACCACGGGGGTGACCGCCATCCCCTTCCTGAGAGATAGTGCCATTACCAACAGTGCATTAATTTTTGATACGTCCTACGCTGTCGACTACAGCTCGTCAATGTTCGGCACAGAAATCAATTATCTCTGGGACGACGATCGTCCAATCAATGGTTTCCACCTCAATTTTCTACTCGGGGCTCGCTATCTCAAACTCGACGAAACGATGACACAAATTGGTGTCGATAGTGATGTCGCCACTGATGCGAACAATAACGACATTACTTATTTTCGCACCGCGACGATCGCATCCGAAGCGATCAATCAGCTTTACGGACCACAAATCGGGTTTCGCATGGAACTCGTCGAGGATCGAGTAACATTTGGTGCACAGCCAGCATTGACACTGGCAGTCAACCATATTGACTCACGCGTCTCGACCAACAATCTGTTCCAGGGTGATGACCCCACAACGACGACTGTTGACGAATCGACCGCACCAACAACCAGCTTCTTCAATCAGGATAAACTTTCGCCAATATTCAGTCTCGCATTGTACTCCAAAATTCGTCTCTTCGAGAATGTACAACTCTATGCCAGCTACGACCTGCTGTTTCTGTATGCGGTTTCACGACCCGGACAAAATGTGATCTACGATGACGATGGTGATCAAATCCCCGATATCTATGTTGATCCCAAACAAACCAATATGCTCACTCAGGGTTTGACCGTCGGAACCATCTTTGAGTTCTAGTGCTGTAATCCAATAAAAAACAGGGAGGCACTGGCTTTGCCAGTGCCTTGTCCATTCAGTGTTAGTCTCGACTTGCACTGGTGGCTTTCGTTTGCAGTTTACAGTAGCGAATTGTTGATGGTTTAAGCCCTGTTATTCCAGTCGATCACCCGCTAAATATTCGTGGAAACGGCTATAAACGCAATGTGCGTATTTTCCCGAAGTGGTGGATTGGCTCAGGCAGAACGGGGAACATTAGTTTTGGAACTGCTCTAAAGTCTTCAACTAATAACGCCCTTGCAAAGGCTCGATACGTTTCGTTCGGCTCTAAATGACCATGCACATTCTTAACGGTGACTCTCGTGTTTTGTGATTGAACAGCAGATCCACAGTCTATCACATGACAGGATCGTTATTTGGGAAGATTACCCAATATTGCTGTATTGAGGGCTTGCAGGTGGGAAATCTGCCTATTATCATCAATCTGCGAATCAGGAATTCCGTCTCGAAATTGATTTAATCGAGTCCGGGGATCCTCATGATGGATCAAATGACTTAATGGCAGGGAGGACTTTCAGCTCACTTCAGTAAATTTCGGGCATCATGGGTGATTCTTTAATTCAAGGAGAATGTAAAAGAACACTCGACGATAGATTTCGATTGTCACTGCCCTCTGAATTCGGCTCTGCAATTTCGGATGATCAGGGAGAAACTATTGTGGTGAAGGAGCGTTTCGGTTGCCTGAGTTTGTGGTCGGCCAGTCAATGGCAGACACGGATGGATCAGGGGGTTGAACTCATTCGTCAGAAAATACTTTCAGGTCGGATGGAGCATCGCTGGGGAGAAGTTCAGCGGCTCGGTCGGCTTCTCTCAACACGACAAGTGACCATCAAACTGGCAAATCGATCGCGGTTATTGATTCCGGAGAACTTCCGAGAGTTTCTGGGAGTTGATGCCAATCGGGAAGTACAGATTGTGGGTGCGGTTGTTTGTGTAGAAATCTGGAATCCGGAGGCCTGGATCGAAACATTGAAGCTGGAAATGCCAGGTTTCAACCCCTTATTTAAGGATTTGAGTTCATAAGGCTAGCCAATTAAGGAACTTTCCGGGCAGGGACAGGGAAGCTGTAGCTCGCTCAGCGAATCAGAGTTGCTCTTGTATAACCCATGGACGGGCCCACTGCATGGACGCAGGAGAAAATACTCCACCGGCGCGGAAAGTTTTTTCTTTTCCCAGCGAACTCTCTGAACGAAACGTTCAGATTTGAGATTGCCAAAGTGCTTCGACGAACTGCTCTTCCATTCCGCTCTTGATGAACACATCTTGACGGATGTTTCCATTTTACTGGGATCTGAGACCACGATTGCGTTGAAAATGCATGGAATCAGGGATAGCATGCTTCGATCAACATATTCTGATTTCACCTCACCAGTTTGAGACCGACACCATCGGATTCTTCTCTAAAAGACCGAGAACAACTGCTAGACTGATAACAACCAGGAGACGCCGCGCATGAGTACCCAGCCAACAGAAGCCATCAGTTCCAACGCCTACCGGCTATTATGGGCCGGTTTTACTGCAATTTTAGCCGCGGGAGTGGGGTTCGCCATTCGTGGAGGAATCCTCGATAACTGGGCTGGTGAATATGGTTTCACGAATTCTCAACTGGGAGCAATTGGTGGAGCAGGTTTCACGGGATTCTGTTTCGGGATTATCATTGGTGGAGTGATCGTTGATAAAATCGGTTACGGCTGGTTGGTTGTTGCTGCGTTTGTCTTTCATGTTGCCTCAGCCATTGTTACCTTCATGCCTACGCCCGACATGGCACAGGGAACGGTCTATGCTTTTCTATTCTGGGGAACATTCCTGTTCGCCATCGCAAACGGAACACTTGAAGCAGTTGCAAACCCATTGGTTGCGACACTGTTTCCAACGAAACGAACTCACTACCTGAATATTCTGCATGCCAGCTGGCCGGCCGGACTGGTTCTGGGAAGTGCGATGGGTTGGGTTCTTGACGACCGTGTCGGCATGCACTGGAAATTTCAGCTGGCTTTGTTCCTGGTGCCAACTGTCATTTATGGATTGATGTTCTTTGGGCAGAAATTCCCCAAATCAGAAGCTTCTGAAAGCGGATTGAGTCTGGGAGAAATGCTTCGAGAAGTTGGTATCTTTGGCGGTGCCGTCGCCTGTTTCTTCCTGGCACTGTTTTTTGCAGGTGTACTCGGTCCTATCTTCCCAGACGCTCAAACTGGAAACTATGTTGGTTACGCCATCGGTGGAGTACTGCTGATTGCCGTTGGAATTCTTACGAATTTCTCACTCGGCTCCTGGCTCATCTTCGTCCTGTTCATCACTCACGCACTTGTCGGGGCTGTTGAGTTGGGAACAGATGGTTGGATTCAGAATATCACAGGCAATATTTTGAGTTCAGAACAAGGGAAATGGTTATTCGTTTACACATCCACAATCATGTTCCTGTTGCGATTCTGTGCAGACTTCATTGAGAAAAAACTGGGCCTTTCTCCAGTCGGAATTCTGCTCGTCTGTTCGATCCTGGCATGTGTCGGCTTGAATCTTGCCAGTGGTATTACAACCTTTGCTGGTGCATTGGTTGCACTTGGAGTGTATGCGGTAGGTAAAACATTCTTCTGGCCTACAATGCTTGCTGTTATTGGAGACCGATTTCCCCGAACCGGTGCTGTCGCGATGAGCATCATGGGTGGTATTGGAATGATGTCCGCAGGCCTGATTGGATCAGCTGGATTGGGTTATGCCAAAGATCGATATGCCGGTGAAACTCTCAAAGTTGCTGATGTTCAGGTTTACGAAGAATACAAAGCGGATTCATCGAGTCAATTTTTATTCTTTGGAGAAGTGACCGGACTCGATGGTCAGAAGTTTGAAGAGATTAAAAAAATTGACCCAGCAGATCGCACGGAAGCTCAGGATTTAGTTGTTGAATCCAGCATCACAGGTGATCGCAAGACTCTGGTAGCGGACTCCTTTATTCCAGGTACAATGGCGATCATCTATCTGCTGCTGTTCTTCTACTTCAAATCGATTGGTGGCTACAAAACCGTGCACTTGGCAGGCACTAAAGCTGAGGAAATCGATAAAAACGATGAAGTCATTCCAGCTCACGAAAGCTAAGCTGACAAGCTTGCAAAGATAAATTCAAAAGCCTCCGGGATCTTTTTCCGGAGGCTTTTGTTATGCTTAAAATTCAAATTACACATTCCACGACAATCCTTCTGATCCTCCAGAAACCAGAAAGTCGATCATGTTACGATTCCTCTTCCCCGCACTCCTCCTGACATGCAGTTTGCCTGCGTTATCTATTGCGCAATCGCCCAATGAATTTCTAGTCGCGGAACC from Rubinisphaera italica includes the following:
- a CDS encoding beta strand repeat-containing protein, with the protein product MLRSPLTLRTTGQARMNTLNKTLERIATLLGKRDKCSARLRCRNQRSTLESEGMLLPRARSTGNPTTSMAKQHSGYSKTKFRHKSLAATVCTIVSLMFGSMTANADERPLPPSMPFDVAAQNNTQQTFTIGAPEPDYYSMNPGYPEQMIQERGQGYYFRAGHQGGKALGTEESLTFFEAMPYTFWEETMFLADMRLWALNSGRMGGSVGAGFRRYFPQIDRTFGLITWFDVDATHPEDFTDVTISLESHGSILDWDTNIYIPFDLRKQDIGLDFADGSQKFVGNNILFDQIRTSAYSLEGFDTKWTTPIGTEFGRTHDMRVGAGFYNFNHPDIDSIWGWSGEISANFMRNLDVSMLVTDDETFDTRVTVNASWTFDPNNDTGERGRTWDRMILPPKRLWTVPKAEVAVVEADQIAINPTTGLPYYVVHVDSITGTNAPGNGAVENPFNTIESAINGANAVPIDTYDTVFVWSGSTFDSQPTIVVPEGKRFLGGGDRVEHLFNYNEFGLLAGPRARNNYDDGIFDPRPLFTNLGVPGGPGVTFDLIGAAGGTVISNDDTEFSGFVLGNPDGTDPASGDSDSFNPATTTAPGQGPLGNGIEFVTLTTNSTVSRFVDINGALNNGLDFTGTDGTFDLQSLIVNQSGNHEMFVAGGSPDITMKSSTRGETDSRVDSVVVNRDNGSAVIPNTLTGVAGDNHDLVVQATTGGSVIWTDVITNDNGGDGFIITGAAQSDVTIPVSTTIINSRGNGVGVFPGVDGNIVISGTRTDGNPSGIPMTITNPEENAIQIGLATAPITATLADVTFVQPISINQLDRMNSGIIISNTAGNTIFQTSATTQIAYNTATTGTASAFEFFQNFGGNLTLNNAMSITNSGGAGLRISNDDNIPAGVTPGVFRYLAGSGGSTLTITNAAATQGVGGAAIVIGADPPAGAPNNSPAGTGYESNVIFDIPINITNSNGAGIRIDSNTGNITFSDTANIDTNLTGGTSIVGIFNNSGDVFFSSLDVQGFISPDVDFVDDNEPTAAELAAMFASLDMRLNTGSLTFNDITIQGGNTQNNIQGSTGIFGYNNNQIVINDGDVDVNFATAVEIFTADSAVGAGLIYNLTDLNLELSNVESTNAPDHGVHLANVKGQATFNGGDLTGAGTNFGSGFPGPNFEAGIYVDNSFVRGLETANFGNPNPNANGLIFGQARQFTLDVNDLNIDLNTAGILAIAIDDVSVDTGSFTLNSREAIDLRNVVTAQVIGSDFTNNQVSSTIGDFGSQSTATIRSVMTLTLNDDNSGLDNNPTFYDLVIGPRNSDFDDPTADNDQNTFDDDFSHFSILMQNQAQDNVIGVLDNGFNGTETGFIVNNNAFNAAGTSRDFQGFIHYRDISGANSRTNINIVMNEMEAADDSVTNASLTDTDQGAIGVIHISDETVNDDDLVFNAIDNLMDLGEEGSIGFYFIDQGEGSITINIDDNPDDGLTEGGLEINDPNFADLTIAEGPAFYFDLETDAQISIQNLEIQITEDEDTTGGGNVATTIDEQRVFFFDNVSGTADIDIGGNTILIDDAGALINPLTGLLFLVNDILVTEFDAASGEITLNSQNDNTVLINPLLIQLTNPDLLFDAPISADFTGQLQFNGIFVP
- a CDS encoding BBP7 family outer membrane beta-barrel protein, with protein sequence MTRSISSNEELPPSFFGMRVMYLIWNKTGFLKSASFLLATVIRTLKNNQTLRRASFCVMLCMFGVSIETCQAQPYAPGFESQLAGGSPWDARQRQYYEQVPADRGGFYEEVSPLDRFLQQVAAQSWIQVDYLLWNLGQNDEGVIGEEVLNVEYPQYGYGVFDRATGTSPTDSVGGTRNGYAPTMGIVDLNSMNGLRLKYGLKTTTGALEASTMWIFQTDRSASQAPFVFRNPAPSQNPNITTIGTPPAPALDTTGVTAIPFLRDSAITNSALIFDTSYAVDYSSSMFGTEINYLWDDDRPINGFHLNFLLGARYLKLDETMTQIGVDSDVATDANNNDITYFRTATIASEAINQLYGPQIGFRMELVEDRVTFGAQPALTLAVNHIDSRVSTNNLFQGDDPTTTTVDESTAPTTSFFNQDKLSPIFSLALYSKIRLFENVQLYASYDLLFLYAVSRPGQNVIYDDDGDQIPDIYVDPKQTNMLTQGLTVGTIFEF
- a CDS encoding division/cell wall cluster transcriptional repressor MraZ, whose amino-acid sequence is MSLPSEFGSAISDDQGETIVVKERFGCLSLWSASQWQTRMDQGVELIRQKILSGRMEHRWGEVQRLGRLLSTRQVTIKLANRSRLLIPENFREFLGVDANREVQIVGAVVCVEIWNPEAWIETLKLEMPGFNPLFKDLSS
- a CDS encoding MFS transporter codes for the protein MSTQPTEAISSNAYRLLWAGFTAILAAGVGFAIRGGILDNWAGEYGFTNSQLGAIGGAGFTGFCFGIIIGGVIVDKIGYGWLVVAAFVFHVASAIVTFMPTPDMAQGTVYAFLFWGTFLFAIANGTLEAVANPLVATLFPTKRTHYLNILHASWPAGLVLGSAMGWVLDDRVGMHWKFQLALFLVPTVIYGLMFFGQKFPKSEASESGLSLGEMLREVGIFGGAVACFFLALFFAGVLGPIFPDAQTGNYVGYAIGGVLLIAVGILTNFSLGSWLIFVLFITHALVGAVELGTDGWIQNITGNILSSEQGKWLFVYTSTIMFLLRFCADFIEKKLGLSPVGILLVCSILACVGLNLASGITTFAGALVALGVYAVGKTFFWPTMLAVIGDRFPRTGAVAMSIMGGIGMMSAGLIGSAGLGYAKDRYAGETLKVADVQVYEEYKADSSSQFLFFGEVTGLDGQKFEEIKKIDPADRTEAQDLVVESSITGDRKTLVADSFIPGTMAIIYLLLFFYFKSIGGYKTVHLAGTKAEEIDKNDEVIPAHES